One part of the Candidatus Methylomirabilis sp. genome encodes these proteins:
- the mreC gene encoding rod shape-determining protein MreC, producing MLLRVFLRYRRTVILSVALLVSFLFMTLQVRERGPLVDLVERGLVLTVTPFLKLYAAVTGTGSRLWVNYVDLRNVRAENLRLQEEAAALREEVRRFAEAGQENARLRRLLALPERHELELVTAQVIAKDTTNWFKTILINKGSEAAVRRNLPVISTEGLVGRVVEVMPGTAKVQLLTDPVSSVGALLQEQRATGLVTGDRGQSATVKYLPLMAEVRVGDAVLTSGMGGIFPKGILIGTVTAIHRKSGALFQEAAIQPSVDFGRMEEVLVITGERGSGPPRARGVPPAAER from the coding sequence ATGCTCCTCCGGGTCTTCCTCCGGTACCGTCGTACCGTCATCCTCTCCGTCGCTCTCCTCGTCTCCTTCCTCTTCATGACCCTCCAGGTCCGCGAGCGGGGTCCCCTGGTGGATCTGGTGGAGCGGGGGCTGGTGCTCACCGTCACCCCCTTCCTGAAGCTCTACGCCGCCGTGACGGGGACCGGCTCCCGGCTCTGGGTGAATTATGTGGACCTGCGGAACGTCCGGGCCGAGAATCTCCGCCTGCAGGAGGAGGCCGCGGCGCTGCGCGAGGAAGTCCGCCGCTTCGCGGAGGCCGGCCAGGAGAACGCCAGGCTGCGCCGCTTGCTCGCTCTGCCGGAGAGGCACGAGCTCGAGCTGGTGACCGCCCAGGTCATCGCGAAGGACACGACCAACTGGTTCAAGACCATCCTGATCAACAAGGGCTCCGAGGCGGCCGTGCGGCGGAATCTGCCGGTCATCTCCACGGAGGGGCTCGTCGGTCGGGTCGTGGAGGTGATGCCCGGGACGGCGAAAGTCCAGCTCCTCACCGACCCGGTCTCCTCCGTGGGGGCGCTGCTGCAGGAGCAGCGGGCGACGGGACTCGTGACCGGGGACCGCGGCCAGTCCGCCACGGTGAAGTACCTCCCCCTCATGGCCGAGGTCCGGGTGGGCGATGCGGTCCTGACCTCGGGGATGGGGGGGATTTTCCCCAAGGGGATCCTGATCGGGACCGTGACCGCGATCCACCGCAAGAGCGGGGCCCTGTTCCAGGAGGCGGCGATCCAGCCGAGCGTGGACTTCGGCCGGATGGAGGAGGTCCTCGTCATTACGGGAGAGCGCGGATCGGGACCGCCGCGGGCACGGGGGGTCCCTCCCGCGGCGGAGCGATGA
- the dapF gene encoding diaminopimelate epimerase has product MTRFVKSHGLGNDYLVLEEAALGFPLTPGAIRLVCHRNYGVGSDGILLLTGSRAADFGLRIFNPDGSEAEKSGNGLRIFARYLAEAGHARTDTFTVETKGGVVRASLSREAGRITGITVEMGRASFLSGEIPVRGPSREVLREPLEVEGERLTVTCVSVGNPHCVILSDALDPATVRRLGPKVEHHPAFPSRINVQFARVLDRGRVAILIWERGAGFTLASGSSACAVAAACRKHGLTDARIAIEMPGGTLAIEVAPDFSLRMTGPAEPICAGILSADLEARCRAGWEPPAG; this is encoded by the coding sequence ATGACCCGCTTCGTGAAATCCCACGGTCTCGGCAACGACTACCTGGTGCTGGAGGAGGCTGCCCTCGGTTTCCCGCTGACGCCCGGGGCGATCCGTCTCGTCTGCCACCGGAACTACGGCGTGGGCTCGGACGGGATCCTGCTCCTGACGGGGAGCCGTGCCGCCGATTTCGGCCTGCGCATATTCAATCCGGACGGGAGTGAGGCGGAGAAGAGCGGCAATGGCCTCCGGATCTTCGCCCGCTACCTGGCGGAGGCCGGGCACGCCCGGACGGATACGTTCACGGTGGAGACCAAAGGGGGGGTGGTCCGGGCCTCCCTCAGCCGGGAGGCGGGGCGCATCACCGGCATCACCGTGGAGATGGGGCGTGCGAGCTTCCTCAGTGGGGAGATCCCGGTGCGGGGACCGTCGCGGGAGGTCCTCCGGGAGCCGCTCGAGGTGGAGGGGGAGCGGCTCACGGTCACCTGCGTCTCGGTCGGCAACCCGCACTGCGTGATCCTGTCGGACGCCCTCGACCCGGCGACCGTCCGGCGCCTGGGACCGAAGGTCGAGCACCACCCCGCCTTTCCGAGCCGGATCAACGTGCAGTTCGCCCGGGTGCTCGACCGGGGGCGGGTGGCGATCCTCATCTGGGAGCGCGGGGCCGGCTTCACGCTGGCCTCCGGCTCCTCCGCCTGCGCGGTGGCCGCCGCCTGCCGGAAGCACGGCCTGACGGATGCGCGGATCGCGATCGAGATGCCCGGCGGGACGCTGGCCATCGAGGTCGCCCCCGACTTCAGCCTGCGGATGACCGGACCGGCGGAGCCGATCTGCGCGGGAATCCTCAGCGCCGACCTGGAGGCCCGCTGCCGGGCGGGGTGGGAGCCCCCTGCCGGCTAG
- a CDS encoding fructose-bisphosphate aldolase has translation MKVRVRRVTLDDLGLSLGKRTRLRRILYEHGPGNGTLLLLPIDQGLEHGPRDFFENPDSLDPEYQLRIAREGGYSGIVFQVGLAAKYMRGYEGSVPLVLKLNGKTEIPDDNQALSPCIASVEDAVRLGADAVGYTLYVGSPAQAEDFVQFMAVREEAERFGMPVIIWAYPRGEAIKKKGGRDGLYAIVYAARVAGELGADVVKVNMPVLDPEKDREAPKPYNTLRVSQEEAMERVVRAAGRTMVLVSGGSKISDADLMEKARIAMDAGATGLIFGRNVWQRPHDEALRISKEIRSLLLQYPA, from the coding sequence ATGAAAGTGCGGGTACGGCGAGTGACGCTCGATGACCTCGGCCTCAGCCTGGGGAAACGGACCCGGCTGCGGCGGATTCTGTACGAGCACGGGCCGGGGAACGGAACGCTCCTCCTCCTCCCCATCGACCAGGGTCTGGAGCACGGGCCGCGGGACTTTTTCGAGAATCCGGACAGCCTCGACCCCGAGTACCAGCTCCGGATTGCCCGGGAGGGGGGGTACTCCGGAATCGTCTTCCAGGTGGGTCTCGCCGCCAAGTACATGCGCGGGTACGAGGGGTCCGTCCCCCTGGTCCTCAAGCTCAACGGCAAGACCGAGATCCCGGACGACAACCAGGCCCTCTCCCCGTGCATCGCCTCCGTGGAGGACGCGGTCCGGTTGGGGGCGGATGCCGTGGGCTACACCCTCTACGTGGGCTCCCCGGCCCAGGCCGAGGACTTCGTCCAGTTCATGGCGGTCCGCGAGGAGGCGGAGCGCTTCGGGATGCCGGTCATCATCTGGGCCTACCCGCGGGGGGAGGCCATCAAGAAAAAGGGGGGGCGGGACGGCCTCTACGCGATCGTGTACGCGGCGCGGGTGGCGGGGGAGCTCGGTGCCGACGTGGTGAAGGTGAACATGCCGGTGCTGGATCCCGAGAAGGACAGGGAGGCCCCCAAGCCCTATAACACCCTGCGGGTCAGCCAGGAGGAGGCCATGGAGCGGGTGGTCCGCGCGGCCGGCCGGACCATGGTCCTGGTCTCGGGAGGCTCGAAAATCTCGGACGCCGACCTGATGGAGAAGGCCCGGATCGCCATGGACGCCGGGGCCACCGGGCTCATTTTCGGCCGCAACGTCTGGCAGCGGCCGCACGACGAGGCGCTCCGGATCAGCAAGGAGATCCGGTCGCTGCTCCTCCAGTACCCGGCCTGA
- a CDS encoding ribonuclease H-like domain-containing protein — MDEIYLDTESQRGPEEVSGGWDNIPAFGLAVAVTWDAAFGFREWFEPDALPLLEELARFPRLVTFNGNRFDLPLLSAYGPTQALLPRSFDILVDLRRRLGFRVSLEDLARATLGRGKGGSGEQAIRWWRSGDPALRRKVVEYCRQDVEILRGCVEYGRQHGFVFIPGPDAAASPQRVYVAWAPA; from the coding sequence ATGGATGAAATCTACCTGGACACGGAAAGCCAGCGGGGGCCGGAGGAGGTCTCCGGCGGGTGGGACAACATCCCCGCTTTCGGCCTCGCGGTGGCGGTCACCTGGGATGCGGCCTTCGGGTTCCGGGAGTGGTTCGAGCCGGACGCGCTCCCCCTGCTGGAGGAACTCGCCCGCTTCCCCCGCCTCGTCACCTTCAACGGCAACCGCTTCGACCTTCCCCTCCTCTCGGCCTACGGGCCGACGCAGGCCCTGCTTCCCAGGTCGTTCGACATCCTGGTGGACCTGCGCCGCCGCCTGGGATTCCGGGTGAGCCTGGAAGACCTGGCCCGGGCGACGTTAGGGCGGGGCAAGGGGGGAAGCGGCGAGCAGGCGATCCGTTGGTGGCGCTCCGGGGACCCGGCACTGCGGCGAAAGGTGGTGGAGTACTGCCGCCAGGACGTGGAGATCCTCAGAGGGTGTGTGGAGTACGGGCGGCAACACGGGTTCGTGTTCATTCCGGGCCCCGACGCGGCGGCATCCCCGCAGCGCGTGTACGTGGCCTGGGCCCCGGCGTAA
- a CDS encoding SurA N-terminal domain-containing protein, which produces MRAIRNSFKTIFFPVMWLVIITFIGTLFYWGMGSRADTGNPSVLATVGDRRILRTEYAEAYRRQEEFLRRLYGQQADARLFEAMNLRQRVLEDLINRALILQEAERVGVRVTEAELVAEIKATPIFAQEGKFSRERYLDLLRLNGLNPEIFEAQIRQDLLRRKMVELIRGTAKVSEAEGRAAFRAAREKVTVEYVAFPAGGEGRQAAEKLRAAVTAGTPWAQAAKGANTPVKKTEPFTLGAGVVPAGDVEPFGLAAFRLKGGQVSPVVEAATAAYVLHLLKRTPADMAAYAKERTTWHRSLLAQKEQQVVNTWLQQLRARVAIQVNERAS; this is translated from the coding sequence ATGCGCGCCATCAGGAACTCCTTCAAGACCATTTTCTTCCCCGTCATGTGGCTGGTGATCATCACGTTCATCGGCACCCTCTTCTACTGGGGGATGGGCTCCCGGGCCGACACCGGCAACCCCAGCGTCCTGGCCACGGTCGGGGACAGGCGGATCCTGCGCACCGAATACGCCGAGGCCTACAGGCGGCAGGAGGAGTTCCTCCGGCGGCTCTACGGGCAGCAGGCCGATGCCCGCCTCTTCGAGGCGATGAACCTTCGGCAGCGGGTCCTGGAGGACCTCATCAACCGGGCCCTCATCCTCCAGGAGGCGGAGCGGGTGGGGGTGAGGGTCACCGAGGCGGAGCTGGTCGCGGAGATCAAAGCCACCCCGATCTTCGCCCAGGAGGGGAAGTTCAGTCGCGAGCGGTACCTGGACCTGCTCAGGCTGAACGGGCTGAACCCCGAGATCTTCGAGGCGCAGATCCGCCAGGATCTCCTCCGCCGGAAGATGGTGGAGCTGATCCGGGGAACAGCCAAAGTCTCCGAGGCGGAGGGGCGGGCCGCCTTCCGAGCCGCGAGGGAAAAGGTTACTGTGGAGTATGTGGCCTTCCCGGCGGGCGGGGAGGGACGGCAGGCGGCGGAGAAGCTCCGGGCCGCCGTCACGGCCGGCACCCCCTGGGCGCAGGCGGCCAAGGGCGCCAACACCCCCGTCAAGAAGACCGAGCCCTTCACGCTGGGGGCCGGGGTGGTGCCCGCGGGGGATGTGGAGCCGTTCGGGCTGGCGGCCTTCCGGCTGAAGGGGGGGCAGGTCAGCCCGGTCGTGGAGGCGGCCACGGCCGCCTACGTCCTACACCTGCTCAAGCGCACCCCGGCCGACATGGCCGCCTACGCGAAGGAACGGACCACCTGGCACCGCAGCCTCCTGGCCCAAAAGGAGCAGCAGGTCGTGAACACCTGGCTGCAGCAGCTCCGGGCCAGGGTGGCCATTCAGGTGAATGAGCGCGCGAGCTAG
- the mreD gene encoding rod shape-determining protein MreD: MIRFLLGLLLVTLLQTTLAHRVGVAGIRPDLYLLFLFFLSFRVRSEAATAMGFLLGLYQDAFSGAPLGLHAFTLSVGGFVLTGVAEGVDASRIFPRLVLLASSGLALGTLAQLLLHFFRLDPPVSALVTVVLPTALYTALLGGAVLGASRLKAVLEVRL, from the coding sequence ATGATCCGCTTCCTCCTGGGCCTCCTGCTGGTGACGCTCCTGCAGACGACCCTCGCCCACCGGGTGGGGGTCGCCGGCATCCGTCCGGATCTCTACCTGCTGTTCCTCTTCTTTCTCTCCTTCCGGGTCCGATCGGAGGCGGCGACGGCGATGGGCTTTCTTCTGGGCCTGTACCAGGACGCCTTCTCGGGCGCCCCCCTGGGGCTGCACGCCTTCACGCTGAGCGTCGGGGGCTTCGTCCTGACCGGGGTCGCGGAAGGGGTCGATGCGAGCCGCATCTTCCCGCGGCTGGTTCTCCTGGCATCGAGCGGCCTCGCCCTTGGGACCCTCGCCCAGCTCCTCCTCCACTTCTTCCGCCTGGATCCGCCCGTGAGCGCCCTCGTGACCGTGGTCCTCCCCACGGCGCTGTACACGGCCCTGCTGGGGGGGGCGGTCCTGGGGGCCTCCCGCCTCAAGGCGGTCCTGGAAGTCCGGCTGTGA
- a CDS encoding rod shape-determining protein, which yields MIFNWFYGMFSSDLAIDLGTANTLIYVRGKGIVLSEPSVVAIKKGTSQVLKVGKEAKEMLGRTPASIVAIRPMQDGVIADFDVTEQMIRAFIVKIHNRKALVRPRIVVGVPSGITQVEKRAIRDSAEQAGAREVYLMEEPMAAAIGAGLPVQEPSGNMIVDIGGGTTEVAVISLSGIVYSQSIRIAGDEMDEAIIQYLKRKYNLLVGERTSENIKIQIGSAYPFDEPRKMEIKGRDLVDGIPKTLTVTDSDIREALHDPIYAIVDAVKTALERTPPELAADIAEKGVVMAGGGSLLHGLDTLIALETHLKVTVADDPLSCVVLGAGKVLDELDLLKVVCLDS from the coding sequence ATGATCTTCAACTGGTTCTACGGGATGTTCTCCAGCGACCTGGCCATTGACCTCGGGACCGCCAACACACTCATCTACGTCCGCGGGAAGGGGATCGTCCTCTCGGAGCCGAGCGTGGTGGCGATCAAGAAGGGGACGAGCCAGGTCCTGAAGGTGGGGAAGGAGGCCAAGGAGATGCTGGGGCGGACCCCCGCCAGCATCGTCGCCATCCGCCCCATGCAGGACGGGGTCATTGCCGACTTCGACGTGACGGAGCAGATGATCCGCGCCTTCATCGTGAAGATCCACAACCGGAAAGCCCTGGTGCGCCCCCGCATCGTCGTCGGAGTTCCCTCCGGCATCACCCAGGTGGAGAAGCGGGCCATCCGGGACTCGGCCGAGCAGGCGGGCGCCCGCGAGGTCTACCTGATGGAGGAGCCGATGGCAGCCGCCATCGGGGCCGGCCTGCCGGTCCAGGAGCCCTCGGGCAACATGATCGTGGACATCGGCGGCGGCACGACCGAGGTGGCGGTCATCTCCCTCTCGGGCATCGTCTACAGTCAGTCCATCCGCATCGCCGGGGACGAGATGGACGAGGCCATCATCCAGTACCTGAAGCGGAAGTACAACCTGCTGGTCGGCGAGCGGACCTCCGAGAACATCAAGATCCAGATCGGCTCCGCCTATCCCTTCGACGAGCCCCGGAAGATGGAGATCAAGGGGCGGGACCTGGTGGACGGCATCCCCAAGACCCTCACGGTGACCGACAGCGACATCCGGGAGGCCCTCCACGACCCCATCTACGCCATCGTGGATGCGGTCAAGACCGCCCTGGAGCGCACCCCCCCCGAGCTGGCCGCGGACATCGCGGAGAAGGGGGTGGTGATGGCCGGGGGTGGCTCCCTCCTCCACGGCCTGGACACGCTCATCGCCCTGGAGACGCACCTGAAGGTCACGGTGGCAGACGATCCCCTCTCCTGTGTCGTCCTGGGCGCCGGGAAGGTGCTGGACGAGCTGGACCTCCTGAAGGTCGTCTGCCTGGACTCGTGA